One window of the Populus nigra chromosome 4, ddPopNigr1.1, whole genome shotgun sequence genome contains the following:
- the LOC133692284 gene encoding protein GRAVITROPIC IN THE LIGHT 1-like — translation MLPTGLKDNQPRESNNQKVHPQPMEDSANQNPEALEALISKIFTNISSLKSAYIQLQSAHTPYDPDKIQAADKDVISELKNLSELKHFYRENNPKPICVSPQDSRLAAEIQEQQSLLKTYEVMVKKFQSEIQNKDSEILQLQQMIEEANQKRAKLEKNLKLRGLSTKESEGSGDESGFYSVDLTPDLFISAVETAFKAIHDFSKPLINMMKAAGWDLDAAANSIESNVVYAKRAHKKYAFESHICQRMFSGFQHENFSIKVDSGAVSKETFFHQFLSMREMDPLDMLGQNPDSAFGKFCRSKYLVVVHPKMEASFFGNLDQRNYINGGGHPRTPFYQVFLKLAKSIWLLHRLAYSFDPNVKVFQVKRGNEFSEVYMESVVKNLILDENDPKPRVGLMVMPGFWIGGSVIQSRVYLSGVKVAE, via the coding sequence ATGCTACCCACTGGGTTGAAAGATAATCAACCCCGCGAGAGCAACAATCAAAAGGTCCACCCTCAACCCATGGAAGATTCTGCAAATCAAAATCCAGAAGCTTTGGAAGCCTtgatatccaaaatatttaccAACATCTCCTCTCTGAAGTCAGCTTACATCCAGCTCCAATCTGCTCATACTCCCTACGATCCTGATAAGATACAAGCTGCTGACAAAGATGTAATTTCCGAGCTGAAAAATCTATCCGAGCTCAAGCATTTCTACAGGGAAAACAACCCCAAGCCAATATGTGTTTCTCCTCAGGACTCTCGGTTAGCTGCAGAGATCCAAGAACAGCAGAGCCTGCTCAAAACATACGAGGTTATGGTGAAGAAATTCCAATCTGAAATTCAGAATAAAGATTCTGAGATTCTTCAGTTGCAGCAGATGATTGAGGAGGCAAACCAGAAAAGAGCAAAACTGGAAAAGAATCTTAAACTCAGGGGCTTGTCAACCAAAGAATCAGAGGGTTCTGGAgatgaaagtggtttttattctGTGGATCTAACCCCGGATCTCTTCATATCTGCCGTAGAAACTGCTTTCAAAGCcattcatgatttttctaaacCATTGATCAACATGATGAAAGCAGCCGGGTGGGATCTTGATGCTGCAGCTAACTCCATTGAATCCAACGTTGTTTATGCAAAGAGAGCCCACAAAAAGTACGCATTTGAGTCTCATATATGTCAAAGAATGTTCAGTGGGTTTCAGCATGAGAACTTCTCAATTAAAGTAGACAGTGGGGCAGTTTCAAAGGAGACTTTCTTCCACCAATTTCTTTCTATGAGGGAAATGGATCCTTTGGACATGCTAGGTCAGAACCCAGATTCTGCTTTTGGGAAATTTTGCAGGAGCAAGTACCTGGTGGTGGTTCACCCAAAGATGGAGGCGTCATTCTTTGGAAATTTAGATCAGAGAAATTATATAAATGGGGGAGGGCATCCAAGAACGCCCTTCTACCAGGTGTTCTTGAAACTGGCCAAGTCGATCTGGCTTTTGCACAGGCTGGCTTATTCCTTTGATCCAAATGTTAAGGTCTTCCAGGTTAAGAGAGGAAATGAGTTCTCAGAGGTTTATATGGAAAGTGTTGTAAAAAACCTGATATTAGATGAAAATGATCCAAAACCTAGGGTTGGTCTAATGGTCATGCCTGGGTTTTGGATAGGAGGCAGTGTGATTCAGAGCCGTGTTTATCTCTCGGGTGTGAAGGTTGCCGAATGA